A window of the Serinus canaria isolate serCan28SL12 chromosome 20, serCan2020, whole genome shotgun sequence genome harbors these coding sequences:
- the LOC108962472 gene encoding uncharacterized protein LOC108962472 isoform X2, which yields MSAKLYVLISWPDGSRVISMENIKEPRKPFHLYSVGEQVLARCPGFSGLYWGVVEGISEHKGILEKKLLEDRQLLEKLKEPAVHSMMPSPPKKSRKTFPKWTPGNASRKPPSDRTCPAKPVLRVAEASLPHDASSSSILKDRHVLGSMAGSPRSLAAPPHPASAFTPPSTFITMAMPGPGTSQSEEDRAGPAARDYVALPMKRKSDGILSPCQQQICLSSREERKIDALQEMDGFERAHKNFSPGGVERVEKMEQLERMVLDLQQDVLSLKKKVQRLESLSFQEEPHRQPCEVVELFNGYTKEQLKETIRFDQKISTACKTLLYKLFTSDYIQSHSITGRRGNTFREAKPMMDERCIKIIRVLLKQKFGDHLSDTVITEKIQNVQKALRQKFKTECL from the exons ATGTCAGCCAAGCTCTATGTGCTCATCAGCTGGCCCGACGGCAGCCGGGTCATCAGCATGGAGAACATCAAGGAGCCCCGCAAGCCTTTCCACCTCTACTCCGTGGGGGAGCAGGTCCTGGCCCGCTGCCCTGGCTTCAGTGGGCTCTACTGGGGAGTGGTGGAAGGCATCAGTG AGCATAAAGGTATTTTGGagaagaagctgctggaagatCGACAGCTCCTGGAGAAGTTAA AAGAACCAGCTGTCCACAGCATGATGCCGtccccaccaaaaaaatccaggaaaaccTTTCCAAAATGGACCCCAGGGAATGCATCTAGGAAACcccccagtgacaggacctgtCCTGCAAAGCCAGTGCTGAGGGTGGCTGAGGCCAGCCTGCCCCAtgatgccagcagctcctccatcctCAAGGACAGGCATGTCCTGGGAAGCATGGCAGGGAGCCCCCGCTCACTGGCAGCTCCCCCCCACCCAGCCAGTGCCTTCACACCTCCTTCCACCTTCATCACCATGGCCATGCCAGGGCCAGGGACTTCCCAGAGTGAAGAGGACAGGGCTGGTCCAGCTGCCAGAG ATTATGTTGCCCTTCCAATGAAGAGGAAGTCAGATGGCATCTTGTCCCCGTGCCAGCAGCAGATCTGTCTGAGCAG CCGTGAGGAGCGAAAGATTGATGCTTTGCAAGAGATGGATGGCTTTGAGAGGGCTCACAAAAATTTCAGTCCTGGTGGGGTGGAAAG gGTGGAGAAGATGGAACAGCTGGAAAGGATGGTGTTGGACCTCCAACAGGACGTCCTCTCTCTGAAGAAGAAGGTGCAGAGGCTGGAATCCCTGTCCTTCCAGGAGGAGCCCCACCGACAGCCGTGTGAAGTGGTGGAGCTCTTCAATGGCTACACCAAGGAGCAGCTCAAAGAGACCATCAGGTTTGACCAGAAAATCAGCACAGCCTGCAAGACTCTGCTCTACAAACTCTTCACCTCTGACTACATCCAGAGCCACTCCATCACGGGGCGCAGGGGCAATACCTTCCGCGAGGCGAAGCCCATGATGGACGAACGCTGCATCAAAATCATCAGGgtgctgctgaagcagaagTTTGGGGATCACCTCAGTGACACTGTGATCACAGAGAAGATCCAGAATGTGCAGAAAGCCCTGAGGCAGAAGTTTAAGACAGAATGTCTCTGA
- the NPBWR2 gene encoding neuropeptides B/W receptor type 2: MGNISFWDDLNSSCSNAGNSCYLENSMRLNFTLQEQAADFYVVLPVIYSVICAVGLTGNTAVIYVILKAPKMKTVTNMFILNLAIADDLFTLVLPINIAEHLLRYWPFGEILCKVILSIDHYNIFSSIYFLTVMSIDRYLVVLATVRSKRMPHRTYRAARIISLCIWILVTIIVLPFIIFANVYTDDLEIKSCGLNFPKPERFWFKASRIYTLILGFAIPVSTICILYTMMLYKLRNMHLNSNARALDKAKKKVTIMVFIVLAVFLLCWTPFHLATVVALTTDLPQTSMVIGISYFITSLSYANSCLNPFLYAFLDDSFRKSFRKLLECRTS, translated from the coding sequence ATGGGAAACATCTCCTTTTGGGATGATCtgaacagctcctgcagcaatgCAGGCAACAGCTGCTACCTGGAAAACAGCATGAGGTTAAACTTCACCCTCCAAGAGCAGGCAGCTGATTTTTATGTTGTTCTGCCTGTGATCTACTCTGTGATCTGTGCTGTGGGGCTCACAGGCAACACTGCTGTCATCTATGTGATCCTCAAGGCCCCCAAGATGAAGACTGTGACCAACATGTTCATCCTGAACCTCGCTATCGCTGATGACTTGTTCACCCTTGTCTTGCCCATCAATATTGCAGAGCACCTCCTCCGCTACTGGCCCTTCGGAGAAATCCTCTGCAAGGTCATCTTGTCCATAGACCACTACAATATCTTCTCCAGCATTTATTTCCTGACAGTGATGAGCATAGACAGGTACCTGGTGGTACTGGCTACTGTCAGGTCCAAGAGGATGCCCCACCGCACGTACCGAGCAGCCAGGATCATCAGCCTGTGCATCTGGATCCTGGTCACCATCATAGTCCTCCCTTTCATCATCTTTGCCAATGTCTACACCGACGACCTGGAGATCAAGAGCTGTGGTCTCAATTTCCCCAAGCCTGAGAGGTTTTGGTTCAAAGCCAGCAGGATCTACACTCTCATCCTTGGCTTTGCCATTCCAGTATCCACCATCTGCATCCTCTACACCATGATGCTCTACAAGCTGAGGAACATGCACTTGAACTCCAATGCCCGAGCCCTGGACAAAGCCAAGAAGAAAGTCACCATTATGGTCTTCATAGTCCTGGCTGTGTTCCTCCTGTGTTGGACTCCCTTCCACCTGGCCACTGTCGTGGCTTTGACCACTGACTTACCCCAGACCTCCATGGTCATTGGGATATCCTACTTCATCACCAGCCTAAGCTATGCCAATTCATGCTTGAATCCTTTCTTGTACGCTTTCCTGGATGACAGTTTTCGGAAGAGTTTCCGGAAGTTGCTGGAATGCAGAACTTCTTGA
- the LOC108962472 gene encoding uncharacterized protein LOC108962472 isoform X3 has product MSAKLYVLISWPDGSRVISMENIKEPRKPFHLYSVGEQVLARCPGFSGLYWGVVEGISEHKGILEKKLLEDRQLLEKLKEEPAVHSMMPSPPKKSRKTFPKWTPGNASRKPPSDRTCPAKPVLRVAEASLPHDASSSSILKDRHVLGSMAGSPRSLAAPPHPASAFTPPSTFITMAMPGPGTSQSEEDRAGPAARDYVALPMKRKSDGILSPCQQQICLSRVEKMEQLERMVLDLQQDVLSLKKKVQRLESLSFQEEPHRQPCEVVELFNGYTKEQLKETIRFDQKISTACKTLLYKLFTSDYIQSHSITGRRGNTFREAKPMMDERCIKIIRVLLKQKFGDHLSDTVITEKIQNVQKALRQKFKTECL; this is encoded by the exons ATGTCAGCCAAGCTCTATGTGCTCATCAGCTGGCCCGACGGCAGCCGGGTCATCAGCATGGAGAACATCAAGGAGCCCCGCAAGCCTTTCCACCTCTACTCCGTGGGGGAGCAGGTCCTGGCCCGCTGCCCTGGCTTCAGTGGGCTCTACTGGGGAGTGGTGGAAGGCATCAGTG AGCATAAAGGTATTTTGGagaagaagctgctggaagatCGACAGCTCCTGGAGAAGTTAA AAGAAGAACCAGCTGTCCACAGCATGATGCCGtccccaccaaaaaaatccaggaaaaccTTTCCAAAATGGACCCCAGGGAATGCATCTAGGAAACcccccagtgacaggacctgtCCTGCAAAGCCAGTGCTGAGGGTGGCTGAGGCCAGCCTGCCCCAtgatgccagcagctcctccatcctCAAGGACAGGCATGTCCTGGGAAGCATGGCAGGGAGCCCCCGCTCACTGGCAGCTCCCCCCCACCCAGCCAGTGCCTTCACACCTCCTTCCACCTTCATCACCATGGCCATGCCAGGGCCAGGGACTTCCCAGAGTGAAGAGGACAGGGCTGGTCCAGCTGCCAGAG ATTATGTTGCCCTTCCAATGAAGAGGAAGTCAGATGGCATCTTGTCCCCGTGCCAGCAGCAGATCTGTCTGAGCAG gGTGGAGAAGATGGAACAGCTGGAAAGGATGGTGTTGGACCTCCAACAGGACGTCCTCTCTCTGAAGAAGAAGGTGCAGAGGCTGGAATCCCTGTCCTTCCAGGAGGAGCCCCACCGACAGCCGTGTGAAGTGGTGGAGCTCTTCAATGGCTACACCAAGGAGCAGCTCAAAGAGACCATCAGGTTTGACCAGAAAATCAGCACAGCCTGCAAGACTCTGCTCTACAAACTCTTCACCTCTGACTACATCCAGAGCCACTCCATCACGGGGCGCAGGGGCAATACCTTCCGCGAGGCGAAGCCCATGATGGACGAACGCTGCATCAAAATCATCAGGgtgctgctgaagcagaagTTTGGGGATCACCTCAGTGACACTGTGATCACAGAGAAGATCCAGAATGTGCAGAAAGCCCTGAGGCAGAAGTTTAAGACAGAATGTCTCTGA
- the LOC108962472 gene encoding uncharacterized protein LOC108962472 isoform X1, which yields MSAKLYVLISWPDGSRVISMENIKEPRKPFHLYSVGEQVLARCPGFSGLYWGVVEGISEHKGILEKKLLEDRQLLEKLKEEPAVHSMMPSPPKKSRKTFPKWTPGNASRKPPSDRTCPAKPVLRVAEASLPHDASSSSILKDRHVLGSMAGSPRSLAAPPHPASAFTPPSTFITMAMPGPGTSQSEEDRAGPAARDYVALPMKRKSDGILSPCQQQICLSSREERKIDALQEMDGFERAHKNFSPGGVERVEKMEQLERMVLDLQQDVLSLKKKVQRLESLSFQEEPHRQPCEVVELFNGYTKEQLKETIRFDQKISTACKTLLYKLFTSDYIQSHSITGRRGNTFREAKPMMDERCIKIIRVLLKQKFGDHLSDTVITEKIQNVQKALRQKFKTECL from the exons ATGTCAGCCAAGCTCTATGTGCTCATCAGCTGGCCCGACGGCAGCCGGGTCATCAGCATGGAGAACATCAAGGAGCCCCGCAAGCCTTTCCACCTCTACTCCGTGGGGGAGCAGGTCCTGGCCCGCTGCCCTGGCTTCAGTGGGCTCTACTGGGGAGTGGTGGAAGGCATCAGTG AGCATAAAGGTATTTTGGagaagaagctgctggaagatCGACAGCTCCTGGAGAAGTTAA AAGAAGAACCAGCTGTCCACAGCATGATGCCGtccccaccaaaaaaatccaggaaaaccTTTCCAAAATGGACCCCAGGGAATGCATCTAGGAAACcccccagtgacaggacctgtCCTGCAAAGCCAGTGCTGAGGGTGGCTGAGGCCAGCCTGCCCCAtgatgccagcagctcctccatcctCAAGGACAGGCATGTCCTGGGAAGCATGGCAGGGAGCCCCCGCTCACTGGCAGCTCCCCCCCACCCAGCCAGTGCCTTCACACCTCCTTCCACCTTCATCACCATGGCCATGCCAGGGCCAGGGACTTCCCAGAGTGAAGAGGACAGGGCTGGTCCAGCTGCCAGAG ATTATGTTGCCCTTCCAATGAAGAGGAAGTCAGATGGCATCTTGTCCCCGTGCCAGCAGCAGATCTGTCTGAGCAG CCGTGAGGAGCGAAAGATTGATGCTTTGCAAGAGATGGATGGCTTTGAGAGGGCTCACAAAAATTTCAGTCCTGGTGGGGTGGAAAG gGTGGAGAAGATGGAACAGCTGGAAAGGATGGTGTTGGACCTCCAACAGGACGTCCTCTCTCTGAAGAAGAAGGTGCAGAGGCTGGAATCCCTGTCCTTCCAGGAGGAGCCCCACCGACAGCCGTGTGAAGTGGTGGAGCTCTTCAATGGCTACACCAAGGAGCAGCTCAAAGAGACCATCAGGTTTGACCAGAAAATCAGCACAGCCTGCAAGACTCTGCTCTACAAACTCTTCACCTCTGACTACATCCAGAGCCACTCCATCACGGGGCGCAGGGGCAATACCTTCCGCGAGGCGAAGCCCATGATGGACGAACGCTGCATCAAAATCATCAGGgtgctgctgaagcagaagTTTGGGGATCACCTCAGTGACACTGTGATCACAGAGAAGATCCAGAATGTGCAGAAAGCCCTGAGGCAGAAGTTTAAGACAGAATGTCTCTGA